In Mobula birostris isolate sMobBir1 chromosome 2, sMobBir1.hap1, whole genome shotgun sequence, the genomic stretch GCCGGCGCCGCGGCGGCCCGGCAGCCAGGCGGCCACCAGCAGGCAGTCGTTCATGAGGAAGGCGTGCACCCGCTGCAGCTGCGCCGCGCTCTCCGGGTCGCACTCCAGCAGGTCGCCGTTGTAGACCAGGTAGCGGCCGGGCGCCTGCAGCAGCTCCTGGCAGCCCTCCACCTTCTGCAGCAGCGGCGTCAGCGTGCGCTGCTTGTGCTCCTCGGCATCCCGCGGCAGCAGCGAGGAGTCCGACTGCGAGGAGGCGCCGGTGCTGGCGACGGACGAGGTCGAGGAGGAGACGGCCGCCCCGGTTTGCAggagctgctgctgctgctgctgctgctctcGGTCGGCCGCCAGCAGCATCTGGGTCAGGCCGTCCATGATGCCCTTCTGCTCGGTGAGGATGTGGCTGAGCTGGTACATCTCGCTCTCCAGGTACGAGATCTCCCGCGCCGTCTCGATGAACTGCCGGTAGTTCTTGTAGACGTTCTTCTTCAGGTTCTGCGCCGTCTCGTCGGCCAGGCTCTGGATCTTGTGCCGGTGCTCCTGCAGGTCGCGGTCACCGTCCGACTGCTGCGACAGCTGCTTCACGTAGAGCGCCGGGTCGAAGCGCATGGCCTCCAACTGGCGCCGCAACTTCCCGCCGCCGTCCACTGCCATCCCTAACCGCCGAGACCGCGAGGCCGAGGAAAAAATCGAGTCCCAGGCCTCACCTCAGGATTGTCCCTCCACTTCCGCTCGCCCCTTCAGCTGACAGCTCCTTCCGCCCGGCGGAGAGCGGAGGCTCTGATTGGCAGCTGATAACTAAGCCATTTATTTTCTTGATCCCCATTGGTCAGTGGAAATTCACCCCCTGACTATAGGTTGATTTCGTTTTGCAGCATggccaatcagcaccctctcttACTTCTCATTGGTTGTTGCCCCACCCATCCTGGTTTCTGAGTGGCCCATTCGCGCAGATTGCCGGCGCGTCCATTGGTCTGATCGGGTCCATCGTCGTCACGTGATATAGGAGGGTCTGGCGCTGATGGGCTGAGAGAATGGAGGGAGATTTGCTGCTGGCCCTCCAGTTACAGGCCGCCTGGGAGGCCGAGGATGCCGGCGTCGCTGAGGTGGGCCGAGCGCGTCCAGCTGAGCCCCACGGCCCTCTTTCTGTGGTGGACGGGTCGTGGGAATTGATCGACCCGAACCCGGACCTGCGCGGCCTCTTTCTGCAGTTCAACGACATGTTCTTCTGGGGCCGGCTGGCCGGGGTGGAGGTGCGCTGGAGCCCGAGGATGACGCTGTGAGTTGGGGCCGGGGCCAGGGCAAACAGTTCGCACCGAATGATCAGCAGTTATGGTGGGGCTGATTTCCCCCTAACGTGACCTTTTCCTATCTATCATAAAGGAATGGATAAAGTAAAGGCTGGGCAGTTGTTTCCAATGTTTGGGCACATAACCTTAAAATTTGGGGAATTTCCCGAATAGTAGcgaatgtgtggaattctttgcctaaGGAAATAGTAGAGGTTACCTTATTAAACATATTGAAGACACTGTTAGACTAGCAGGGGAATTGAGGGTCATGGAGGCAGGTAGTTGGAGCAGAGTCCAATTACCATGATATTACTGAATGGACAGATGGCGTGCTCCTGCTCCAAGTACTGTCCCCCTTGTCCACCTGAGTTTGTGCCAGTTTCTCAGCACCGCCCTGAGGAACGCTGCAGGAACCCGTCCTGGTGCGGATTTCATCGCATTTCGGGGAGAGTACTTTCAGTAAATGAGGTACAGGTTTAGTGTAGGTAAGTGACGTACAAGTTCAGCCATGATCCTAATGAGTGGCAGGGTCTGAGTGGTCTGTTCCCATTTCTATTAATtttacacagacacagacacacacacacacacacacacacacacacacacacacacacacacacacacacacacacacacacacacacacacacacacacacacacacacacacacacacacacacacacacacacacacacacacacacacacacacacacacacacacctgcagatacTGGCAATCCAGAAACacccacatgcaaaatgctggaggaactctcagatcaggtggcatctatggagaggattgaACAGCTCATGTTTCGGGGTGAGACTCTttgtcgggactggaaaggaacagggaagatgccaaaataaaatggtggggggaggggaagtggTTAGAAGCTACAAGCTGgagagtgataggtgaagccagctgggagGGGATGCTGTAAGAAATTGGTAGGTGCCTCAATGGAAAAGGTAAGctcctggagaagaaggaatctgtgagaggagggtggaccatgggagaagggaaaagagggaaggtggaggggaactCTCGATTGTTTAATCCCCTCAATGGATGCTAACTGACTTATAGAGTTGTACAATTTATTCAGCTCTCCTTTCTGGTATCGATTCTGCTCATTGCCAATCTCTACAGCTTCTGGGTGCTGAGTTGGATCATGCCTTGTATCTGTCCACTCGAGTCTTTCAAATCAAAACTAAGTTGGTCAGATAGTTGTTTGGGGAGGGATATCTAGTTGTCAACTGGAACCAGAAGTAATGGGTTGGgggggaaaggtgaaatattgaaggggaacttcacccagagggtggtgagagggtgaaatgagctgccagcagaagtggtggctgtgggtttgattgcagcaCTTGAGGATGTggttgggaggggtgtgggggctgTGTTCCAGGTACAGATCGATGGGAATAAAAGTTCGGCATGGATTCGATGGGCCAAGGtctatgtttctgtgctgtagtgttctatgattccaGTGTACATTTCTAAACAAAAATGTGATCAATCATTTGGAAATAAATCTTTAGTCTGGTTCTGTGTTGTCAATATAACATTTGCAGTTACAGTATTTCAAATGTTTGGTACCACTTGTCTGCTTTGCATTGTTACAGATGTGCAGGTTTATGCTGCTACGAGGGGCGAGGGGGACTGTGTTCAATACGCATCAGTGAACCTCTGTTGAAACTGCGAGCCAGGCGTGACTTGGTTGAAGTATGTGCTACGTAGTTTTAGTGTTTGGTACTTTAGGAACCCTGACAAGTCTGTTAAATGTTTTACTTCACTTTTGAATACAATACACACGGTGCACAAAAGGTCTCCCTTCCAGCTCTTGCTGGGTTCATGGGTCTGTGGTATGGTCCAGTCACAGGAACAGAATTCTCAGCACCTAGTGTCTGTCCACAAGTAATCCAAAGTTGCCTTATTCTTTCCAGAAATGTAAAATGCCTAATTCTGAAAAGTATGTTCTCACCGTTCCCACATGGCCAGAAAGATCTCCCGTTCACTATTCCTTTCTGAAAGGTATGTTCTCGCCATTCCCATGAGGCTAGGAAGATCTCCCGTTCACTATTCCTTTGCTACCATAGTGCTATGATCTCTATGACCTCACTTTCTAATCCAGCTAACCTTTACAGCTTCCCCAAGTTGTGAATGTAACGTgtcggaaaccagcctcccctctgggACTCTCTCTATACTCCttcctgcctcaggaaagcagctagcataatcaaagaccccccacTCACCCTGGACCTCTTCTCTTTtcgggcaaaagatacaaaaacaCATACCATCAGGCTTAAGGACAAATACTCACATTTTACTTTATCTTTAGAAGTGAAATGCAACCTTTATGTAATGATAGTTTTGGAGTGTGATGTCTGAACACATACATGCAAATCTGTAAGATATTAGAATGTCATTGTACTTTCAGTTAAGAAAATGTTTTATTATGAAAAATATTTGGAAAGGAAACTTAATTACAATAACATAGTCACAACTTCCGTTTTGCTTTCTCAATAGACACTGTTACATGAAATGATCCACGCCTTGCTGTTCGTTACAAACAATAACAAAGATCATGATTCTCACGGGCCTGAATTCTGCAAACACATGAACAGGATCAACAAGATGTCTGGAGCCAAGATCACTGTAAGTACTGAGGCAGACACCAATTATGAGTCGTTCGCTTTTTTAAAAGTAAAAATCCCGAAGCACACATCAATCCCCACCTTCTGAGCTAAGGCGGTGATGAATGAAGCCATGGTTCACTGTGTCAGGGCTGGTGATGAAAGAGGATGTAATTGGATGAGCAGCTTTTCTTGGAATGGTTTCTGCCCATTTGTTGGCTGCATTTCTGCATGTGGTGGTTGAGCTTAAGTCCCAGAATATAAAACTGTACAGCACAGcatcaggcccttcaacccactatgttgtgccaaaccaattaaattagtattcACATGGCCAAATAAACTAAACCCTTCTGCCTACttaatgtccatatcctccctTTTCCTTCACATTgaagtgcctatctaaaagtctcttgaatgtctctaatgtatctgcctctaccagcacccaaGGCAACGgtttccaggcacccatcactctgcGTTGGTCTTTGTTATGAGAGGATTTAAACAGAGGAGCAAGGCTGCCTTACCTacttgatgaggccacacttggagttttgtgtgcatttttggtaTCCTTGCCTACAAAAAGATGTATGGTGGACTCCAGTTAATCGGGGCAGCAGCTTATTTGTGGCAACTCTTAACAAGAacaaatcgagaaaatagctaGAATTCCCTTCGGTTACTTGGGAtgctgccacttaattgggacggGAGACTGTTGTCAAACAGTCTATAACTAGCATCAGATGCGTGCACTTGTGTTGGGCATTAGACACTGCACTGTGCTCGGAGCGAACAGTTTTAAAGTAGCTTCAGTTGCTTGGTCGTGGTCACCTCCTGCATGCAAGGAACCCTAGCTTTGATGTCTACCCATACCAGTAGACCCAGACTTCCAAGGTCGAGAGAGTTGAGTTCCCCCAGTGCAATGCCATTTCCACTTTGAGATCCTTCCTGCAGAGGTTTCTTGCCATCATTTTatacgatggacaaccaccaaaTCAACTATTAGGTAATACAGTTTTACAGTACTGCAGTAGTGTCGGTgtcctaatttgttctgtatttcatttaaatacataatttgtttctcagttaaatggcagtttgccttttttatacctttttaactatttccatgaaactttggctaattggggaagccacttaattgggccaaaatgtactggtctcaatgtgtcccaattaacctgaatccactgtatatgcCAAAGTTTCATTTGAGCAATTTTGCCATGTAGGGAGAGATTGAGTGGACTAGGTCTGTATCAGGCTTGTGATGAATGAAAGGAGAGCTCATAGAAACGTACAAAATTTGTACAAGGGTGAAAGTTTAGAAAATTGAAGTTAATTTCTTCACCTGAAGTGTGCTGCATCTCTGGAATTCTCCACCCAAGAGGTTCATAGTGGGTCTCAGTTGTTGAGTTCAGCAGAGACGGAGCCACCAGGCTGAGATAGACGGTCAGGTTTGATCTTAACAaagggcagagcaggctcaaagggccaggtgGCTGACCCTTGCTCCTATTCTTGTGTTCTTGAACACAATCCAGTAAAATGTTGGTGATCCCTTGCAGCAgagtttcttatagtgggggagtctagaaccagagagctcagcctcagaatagaaatatgtcccttttgaacagagatgaggaggaacctctttagctaaggggtggtgaatctgtgtaatttatttctacaggtagctgtggaggccaagtcatcaagtatatttaaagtggaagttgataggttcttgattagtaagggtgttaaaggttacagggagaaggcaggagagtggggttgagaggaataataatcagccatgatggaatggtggtgcaggcttgatgggctgaatggcctaattttgctcctgtgtcttgtggtttCATTGACCCCGGAGTAAATTGGCATAacgtcatgggccaaagggcctgttctgctcctgtgtctcatgaGGTATGGCATGGCCTGCTCCAAATCAAAAGGGATATTGGTTCCAGCTCTAGGGCAGAAGCACAGAGATGTACTGTGATCAGGATGAGCTCCTTTGGTGAAATATGGAGGGGCATTTGTATCTTAAATGAAAAGTATTTATCATCCCAAGTAAAGTGCATCCAAAACCATTTAATAATTGTGTCCCATCCAGCTTAAATGTTTAATgaatttctccattgctgtgtcCATACATAAAGCACTGCAGCGTGGAACTGACCCTTTGGCCCGTGCTGAACTGTTACTCTACCtcgtcccattgacccgcacctgcagcactgccctccatacccctcatcTATGTACTATCCAAACTTTCTAAATGTTGCAACTgaacatttctgctggcagcttgttccacactctcattacCCTCTGAGTAtacaagttccccttaaatatttcacctttcactcttaacctgtgACCACTAGTTCCAGTCTTGCCCAACCTCTGGAAAAAGCCGGCTTGCATTTAACTCTCTGTGCCCTTCGTCTGTCATTTCTCTGGTAATAATTTGCATGCTTGGCTTCTGAGTAACCCTAATTTTCATTACGACGTCATTGGCTGTCTTGTGCTGAAGTCCCACCCAAAATGACTGCAATTATCGACTTCTCTTTAACCTGGTTAGTGACCTTTTTAATGTTCTGGTGCCATTTTCTATTTCCCTGTTAATAACTCAGTGAAGTTCCTTGGAAATTTATTCCCTGAAATGTAGGGaaggaggggagatctgatagaggtacacaaaattatgaagagttatggatagggtaaatgcaagcaggccttctccattgaggttgggtgagactacaactagaggtcatagatttaagttgaaagataaaatgtttaagaggagcctgaggggaaaattcttcactcagagtgtggcgCCAGTGTGGAATGAGGTGGAAGTGGGCAGATATGGGTTCAGTTGAGAGAAGATTAGGTAGGTACAtcgatgggaggagtatggagggctatggtccatgtgcgggtcaatgggactgggcaggataatggtttggcacaggctagatgggcggaagggcctgtttctgtgatgtagtgctgtaTAATTCTGTAATATATTACTATTATAGAAGGTACACAAGGCTGGTTGTCTGAGGTGTATTTACTAATAGGTCAATAACAGTGACACAATCCTTAAATTGACCTGTAATGCTGATGTATCTGCAAGTATGACTTAGTTTGAAATGGTATGTAGCCTTGGAGAGGGTAAtttgtgtatgtggtgtgtgcaTGCCGTTGGTTAGTCTGTTTGAATGTAGCTGTGATTATGGATGGAGTTTGCAGTCTGACTGCATTATCAAACATGAAGGATGGAGAGAAACACAGATTGGGAGGTGAACCTGAAGTGCTATTTCTAGCCACAGAATTGTTGCTTGTTTTAACATGTCTGTCTCTCTCAGATTTATCACAACTTCCACGACGAGGTTGATGTATACCGGCAGCACTGGTGGCGTTGTGACGGGCCCTGCCAAAACAGGCGGCCCTACTACGGTTACGTGAAACGGGCAATGAACAGAGCACCATCGGCTCGAGACCCCTGGTGGGCTGAGCATCGGCTGACGTGTGGTGGGACGTTCACTAAAGTTAAGGAGCCAGAGAATTACAAGGCAAAGAAAGGGAAGGCAGAAGGAATGGCAGGCCATCTCTCAGGACCCCCTAAGGATAAAGGTACTGTATATCCCTGGGTGGGTGGGTATGTTTTGGAATATGGAAGTTCAGCTCGactatgtgggctgaagggccaattTCTGTTTCTGTGCAACGATTCTAATTCATTGTATTCTTGGTCTTGCACTCATCACAACACCAGACATTTGTTTATATTTGACTTTGAAGGTGAAACAAtagttttctctgtttctgttaCAGTTTGCAATTCAACATTTGCAATTAAttgatgaggagtgtttggttctgggcctgtacttgctggattggaagaatggggggggggttggggggatctcattgaaacctactggatgctgaaaggcctagatggggtggatgtggagaggatattttctatagtGGTGGACTAGaaggatatccttttagaacagatgagggaTTTCATTAgccaggggtggtgaatctgtgcaattcattgccacagggggctgtggaggcaaagaaatctggtatatttaaagcagaggttgagaggtacttaattcattgccacggacggctgTGAATGCCAGGAAAccagatatatttaaagtggagattgagagATACTTGATTCGTAAAGGCATTGAAGGCTTCAGGGGacaaggcaagagaatggagttgagagtaaTGATAAATCAGCCAAAATAGAATGTCAGAGAggcctcgatgggctgaatggccttattctgcctTATGGTCTTAGAAGTTCAGACTGATTAACTGTCATCTTTTCTAAAGGAGAGATTTGATTGTCCTTCAGACTTAACGCCTCATTCACTTCAATTCTTGAGAGGTTTGTTCAACAGCTGATCCCATTACCTGTCTAGTTGGTTCTTAAGCTGGTTTATAACTTCATCAGCTGGAAATGAACAGAACTCCTTAACTATTCTCCTATCTTGCTGTGAGTTGAGGTTTATTAAATAAAATTTACTGAAATAAAGTAAAATCAGCTTGTCAGCTAAATGTCAACTTATTTAGCCATTCACATCAACCGTTTTTGGtagacccctccacctctctctgtCTATTACCTCAGCCACTGCACTCTCTATAATGCTCTGTACATTGCAAGTACCTGCTGGTTTTATATTTTGATGCATATTTGAATagtttaacctctaactttatattTTATATCATTCTTTATTAACCATTGCATGTTGTTTTTTTGTTGCGCATCACATCCTGACCAACTCACTACAGCAAATTCCAAATACATGTAAAGTTGATCCTTAAAGACTAGCATGTATGTTTGCATTACTGTGAAATGGGTCCACTATTCTGGGATACATTTCCACATCCATTGCACATAGAAATCtaaagcacattacaggctcttcggcccacaatgttatgccaaccacgtaacctactctagaagccacctagaatttccctagccctctatttttctaagctccatgtagctattgAAGAGTCTTaagaaagaccctattgtatccgcttctaccaccgtcgttggcagtgcattccacacacccaccactctctgttggaaaaacttacctctgatatccccccgtaccttcttccaagtcccttaaaactatgctctggctatccacacgatctatcaggtcacctttcatcctctgaaCTCCAAGGAGTTGGTGTACTCAGGCATTAAGCCATTTTAAAGAGCAGTTAAGCCAAAATATATTGATATGATATTGGTGTTGCAGTAATGTCCTCGtaattgaaagttcaaagtaaacttgttaTCGAAATCAGTACGTCAGCATGTACTACCCTATGATTATcgttttgcaggcattcacatagaacaaagaaatatagtaGGATCAATGGAAaaacagactgacaaacaaccaatgtgcaaaagacaactgcaaataaaaaatcacaataataataataataaaaaagcaaaGAATACTGAGAACCGAGTTGTCAAGTCTGtcggttgtgaaatcagttcattgATGGGTTGGGTTTGAGTGAAGTTCTGGTTCGCCGATGgttgaactgttcctgaacctggtggtgcgggacccaaggctcctgtacctccttcccgatggcagtgagaagagactaAAGTGACCGAGAGTGACTTTGCTAcatggactgcagcagttcaaaatGGTGCATCTAATGTAGGGTATTGGGCATGGCCTAGGCAGTCATTGGCAGTGACACTCAATCCCAAGAGTGATAAAGTCTCTGAATTAAAGTTCTAATGCACATGATAAAGTGTGATGTACACAGTTTAAAGAAGAAACATAGTGATCTTTAACACCTTTTGGTTTGTTTACCAAATACAACCACTTGGCTCCATGTGTAACTAGCTCAGGGTAATAATCTTCTTCCTGTTCTGTTATTTAGGTAAATCTGTGGGTGTCGATATATCTACTGTCATCCCGTTCAGTGGTAAAGGTCACATCCTCAAAGGCAGCAGTCCTAACTCAGCCATTCAACATGAGTCCCCAGGGAATATTCCTGCGAGATTgctcactcagtcatcccacggTGCTCCGTGGGATTCTGAACCTCCTTTGCGGTCCCGGACTGCTGAAGCTGCTGTGAAGGCCTCAAGTTCATCTAactctctgctgtcagatttgGGGTCTCCTGGAAGCCCACCAAGAAGTCCAGGAGACCACCCAAGCTCAAAACTTGCTAAAAAGTCTGTTTCCAACAGCAAGGCTTTTGTCAGCATCGATGGATCACCTGTTCGGATCAATGGTGCCATGCTAATGAACTCTGTGAATAAAGTGCCAAAAGGTTGCCCGAAAAGGCTCATCTCTGACTTGGACAGATCTCCTCTCCAAAGGGACAGGGGAGATGAGAAGAAGGCAAGGCCTGATCCACCCTTTCCCAGAGGGACCATTTTGCATGCCTTTGGTAAATTGACTACAGTCAGACAGGGAGGTCAATCCACTGGGGCAAGCACTTCCAGTGAGGCGGACTCTGAGAATCTGCAGAGCCCGAAAGGTGCTGCCGTGTTACCACTGCAAGCCGGTGCTAAGGCTGGTAACAGTGGTGGGGATGATAGCAATATGCCTGTTAACTGCCCAGTCTGTCAATCTGCTGTCCTGGCTTCGGAAATTAACCAACACTTGGATCTGTGCCTTCAGTGACAGAGTTTATTATGAAAATGTAAATTGTAAATTCACTTCAGAATTGTCAGGGTCGGTAAGAATCAAGAGGGTGGGAGTTAATTTGGGAGTGGTTTATTTTGCCCACAGATATCCTGTGTTTTAACTTAATCCCTGCTGTTTGTCTCTGTGAGACCTTTTAAAGTGAGAACGTATACTTGGAACATTTATTGAAAGATGATACTTTTTACAGTTCTTTGGCATTTAATTGTATTAATGTTAACTGATACTTCTGTAATTCTGACAGCCAGTTAAAATGGTAAATATTTTTCAATGCAATTTCTGTAAAACTGTTTTTGGATCTAAGTTATTTGAACAATTTTTTTTCCTAATAAAGATGACAGTGACCTATTTTCCATTGTGTTTGTACTGGCGTAGAAGATGAAACAATACCAGTAGATGTATGTTGCCCCTGAGATAGTTGCATTCTTTAAATTCGCATCTCTTGATTCATCTACGAATCTGCTTTGATAAACTTTTAACAAAGCTACCAGAATTTCTTCCTAAATATCTCTGCTCTGGTCTTTTCTTTCACTTGTGCTCATTAAAACCCCACCTTCTGACCAAGC encodes the following:
- the sprtn gene encoding DNA-dependent metalloprotease SPRTN — protein: MEGDLLLALQLQAAWEAEDAGVAEVGRARPAEPHGPLSVVDGSWELIDPNPDLRGLFLQFNDMFFWGRLAGVEVRWSPRMTLCAGLCCYEGRGGLCSIRISEPLLKLRARRDLVETLLHEMIHALLFVTNNNKDHDSHGPEFCKHMNRINKMSGAKITIYHNFHDEVDVYRQHWWRCDGPCQNRRPYYGYVKRAMNRAPSARDPWWAEHRLTCGGTFTKVKEPENYKAKKGKAEGMAGHLSGPPKDKGKSVGVDISTVIPFSGKGHILKGSSPNSAIQHESPGNIPARLLTQSSHGAPWDSEPPLRSRTAEAAVKASSSSNSLLSDLGSPGSPPRSPGDHPSSKLAKKSVSNSKAFVSIDGSPVRINGAMLMNSVNKVPKGCPKRLISDLDRSPLQRDRGDEKKARPDPPFPRGTILHAFGKLTTVRQGGQSTGASTSSEADSENLQSPKGAAVLPLQAGAKAGNSGGDDSNMPVNCPVCQSAVLASEINQHLDLCLQ